The Cucumis melo cultivar AY chromosome 6, USDA_Cmelo_AY_1.0, whole genome shotgun sequence genome includes a region encoding these proteins:
- the LOC103490875 gene encoding E3 ubiquitin ligase PQT3-like isoform X5 has translation MELDKSTVPAADSSAALRFPDDSEWDEFGNDLYAIPDVLPVQPSNPILDAPPTNRAEEDSKIKALIDTPALDWQHQGSDGFGPGRGFGRGAGGRMGGRGFGFERKTPPQGYVCHRCKIPGHFIQHCPTNGDPSYDIRRVKPPTGIPKSMLMATPDGSYALPSGAVAVLKPNEAAFEKEIEGLPSTRSVGDLPPELHCPLCKEVMKDAVLTSKCCFKSFCDKCIRDHIINKSACVCGATNILADDLLPNKTLRDTINRILESGNSSADNAGSAYQVQVDNLCLDMESARVAQPKVPSPTLSAASKGERNVQSVIEETTKTKEVEEEKVVTSGPQTLVEKVKATKVVDESEATHESISVKEQASQGSALIVDEEVQQKMAASEAVKKKKKKKVRPPANDFQWKTSQDLATENYMMPMGGPAPYNPYWTGMQSGFDGYMNMPSYAAPMPYMGGYGLGPLDMPFGPVMPQDPFAMQNYMFPVAPPQRDLADFGMGMNIAPPAMSREEFEARKAGLNMRRKHENERRVESREREPPKDREFGREVCTSGDGPSMKQKSKFAPQTSTSEHNPNRRRPESSPDGARNVGPPCPPLPRKRKSEHHDHDIDKDNHNDHYDHGHNRHRQPSESRGASEVSAKSAASAAADRKQKMSVFSRISFPEEESIKKRKLSSSKEAPPNDSGASATHHKSSSSNGYYDDYKPKAATTMVTSSRGRSSATSATSLDCESSDDDRHFKRKPSRYEPSPPPPSDWDQEESRHPRGSTRDRERERERERSSYSKHR, from the exons ATGGAACTAGACAAGTCAACTGTTCCAGCTGCAGATTCATCAGCTGCCCTCAGATTT CCTGATGATTCTGAGTGGGATGAGTTTGGTAATGATCTTTATGCAATACCTGATGTGCTTCCAGTTCAGCCAAGTAATCCTATTCTAGATGCACCTCCTACAAATAGAGCTGAAGAGGACAGCAAGATTAAGGCTTTGATTGATACCCCAGCTTTAGATTGGCAACA TCAAGGTTCTGATGGCTTTGGTCCTGGACGGGGTTTTGGAAGGGGTGCTGGTGGACGAATGGGAGGACGGGGTTTTG GATTTGAAAGGAAGACACCTCCACAGGGATATGTGTGTCACAGATGCAAAATTCCTG GACATTTTATTCAACACTGCCCCACAAATGGAGATCCAAGTTATGACATAAGAAGAGTGAAGCCTCCCACTGGGATTCCGAAGTCTATGCTAATGGCCACTCCTGACGGCTCATATGCATTGCCGAGTGGAGCTGTAGCTGTCTTGAAGCCGAATGA GGCTGCTTTTGAGAAAGAGATTGAAGGTCTACCTTCAACACGTTCAGTTGGTGATTTGCCCCCTGAGCTTCACTGTCCTCTGTGTAAGGAGGTTATGAAAGATGCTGTCTTAACAAGCAAGTGTTGCTTTAAGAGCTTTTGTGATAAAT GTATTAGGGACCATATTATCAATAAATCAGCATGCGTTTGTGGAGCAACAAACATACTTGCAGATGATCTCTTGCCAAATAAGACACTCAGGGATACAATCAATCGCATTCTTGAGTCTGGCAATAGTAGTGCCGATAATGCTGGTAGTGCCTATCAGGTGCAAG TTGATAATTTATGTTTAGATATGGAGTCTGCTCGAGTTGCACAACCAAAGGTTCCTTCCCCTACCTTATCTGCTGCTTCGAAGGGAGAAAGAAACGTACAGTCAGTCATTGAAGAGACTACAAAGACCAAGGAGGTAGAGGAGGAAAAGGTTGTTACCTCTGGACCCCAGACCTTAGTAGAGAAGGTGAAGGCCACCAAAGTAGTTGACGAATCTGAAGCTACACATGAGTCAATTAGTGTGAAGGAACAAGCCTCACAAGGGAGTGCTTTAATAGTTGATGAAGAAGTGCAGCAGAAGATGGCTGCCAGTGAGGCAG taaagaagaagaagaagaagaaagttcGCCCGCCAGCAAATG ACTTCCAATGGAAAACTTCTCAAGATCTTGCAACGGAGAACTATATGATGCCCATGGGTGGCCCTGCGCCATATAATCCATATTGGACAGGCATGCAATCTGGTTTTGATGGATACATGAACATGCCTTCATATGCTGCTCCAATGCCGTATATGGGTGGTTATGGGCTAGGTCCCTTGGACATGCCCTTTGGACCTGTCATGCCACAGGATCCATTTGCTATGCAAAATTACATGTTTCCTGTTGCTCCGCCTCAGAG GGATCTTGCGGACTTTGGCATGGGTATGAATATTGCACCTCCTGCAATGAGCCGTGAGGAATTTGAGGCTAGGAAAGCTGGTTTAAATATGAGGAGGAAGCATGAAAATGAAAGACGGGTTGAAAG CAGGGAGCGAGAGCCACCGAAAGATCGGGAGTTTGGAAGGGAAGTGTGCACCAGTGGTGATGGCCCTTCAATGAAACAAAAATCT AAGTTTGCACCACAAACTTCAACTAGTGAACACAACCCTAACCGTCGCCGACCTGAGAGCTCACCTGACGGTGCAAGGAATGTTGGACCACCTTGTCCCCCACTCCCACGGAAAAGGAAGTCTGAGCATCATGATCATGATATCGACAAGGATAACCATAATGATCATTATGACCATGGCCACAATCGCCATCGTCAGCCTTCAGAGTCCCGTGGAGCCTCTGAAGTCTCGGCTAAATCTGCTGCCAGTGCGGCTGCAGACCGTAAACAAAAGATGAGCGTGTTTTCTCGCATTAGTTTCCCGGAGGAAGAGTCAATAAAGAAACGGAAATTGAGCTCTTCAAAGGAAGCACCACCAAATGACTCTGGTGCTTCAGCAACACATCACAAGTCGTCATCATCAAATGGATACTACGACGACTACAAGCCAAAGGCAGCCACCACAATGGTGACGAGCAGTCGTGGGAGGAGTAGTGCCACTAGCGCCACCTCACTTGATTGTGAATCGAGTGACGACGATAGACATTTCAAGAGAAAGCCATCTAGGTACGAGCCATCACCACCTCCGCCATCAGACTGGGATCAGGAGGAATCAAGACATCCCAGAGGCTCAACAAGAGATCGAGAACGGGAGCGAGAGCGAGAACGTAGTAGCTACAGCAAGCATAGATAG